From Pantoea sp. At-9b, the proteins below share one genomic window:
- a CDS encoding HlyD family secretion protein: MTKNPQVAEKQTFTRRYAKPRPRTLMIMIFLLIIALTWGIYWWTTARWMTDTDDAYVRADIVTLAPRVSGYLSAVEVQDNQRVSAGQVLARIDDNEYQARVSQADAVVKSAEAQKRLRQAQIFNLDARQVQQKNRVDEAMATVHAALAESARAVLEAQRQQRLVSQHVSSEQQLESANAQMTKMVASVTQAQAALAITRQQNAVLASERQAAVAEQDNADAALRQAQAQRELARIDLASTAITSPITGTVGQRAIRAGQYVETGAPLLAVVPDNVYVIANFKETQLDHMHIGQPAEIRVDAYGGRHFRGTVDSFAPASGAQFALLPPDNATGNFTKIVQRMPVKIRLTAGQNAQDEIRPGMSVVVTVDTHHD, translated from the coding sequence ATGACCAAGAATCCACAGGTTGCTGAGAAGCAAACCTTTACTCGTCGCTATGCAAAACCACGTCCCCGTACCCTGATGATCATGATATTTCTTCTGATCATTGCGCTGACGTGGGGAATTTACTGGTGGACCACTGCCCGCTGGATGACGGATACCGATGATGCCTATGTGCGGGCCGATATTGTGACGCTTGCGCCACGTGTCAGTGGTTATCTCTCGGCCGTCGAGGTACAGGACAATCAGCGTGTCAGCGCAGGACAGGTGCTGGCCCGTATTGACGACAATGAATATCAGGCGCGCGTCAGTCAGGCAGATGCGGTGGTGAAATCAGCAGAGGCGCAAAAACGGCTGCGGCAGGCGCAAATTTTTAATCTCGATGCACGTCAGGTACAGCAGAAAAACCGCGTTGATGAGGCGATGGCCACCGTCCATGCAGCGCTGGCCGAATCCGCCCGTGCCGTGCTGGAGGCACAGCGTCAGCAGCGCCTCGTCAGTCAGCATGTCAGCAGTGAGCAACAGCTGGAATCTGCAAACGCGCAGATGACAAAAATGGTTGCCTCTGTTACGCAGGCACAGGCTGCATTAGCCATCACCCGACAGCAGAACGCGGTGCTGGCGAGTGAACGGCAAGCGGCCGTCGCTGAGCAGGACAATGCTGATGCCGCGTTGCGCCAGGCACAAGCGCAGCGGGAACTGGCGCGGATTGATTTAGCCAGTACCGCGATCACCAGTCCGATCACGGGCACTGTTGGGCAGCGCGCTATCAGAGCCGGGCAATATGTTGAAACGGGTGCACCGTTACTCGCGGTGGTTCCTGACAATGTCTATGTGATTGCCAACTTCAAGGAAACCCAGCTGGATCACATGCACATTGGTCAGCCTGCGGAAATCCGCGTCGATGCCTATGGTGGCCGGCATTTTCGTGGAACGGTGGATAGCTTTGCACCCGCCTCAGGTGCACAGTTCGCGTTGTTGCCGCCAGATAACGCCACGGGGAACTTCACCAAAATTGTCCAGCGTATGCCGGTGAAGATTCGGTTAACGGCAGGACAGAACGCACAAGATGAGATCCGTCCCGGAATGTCCGTTGTGGTGACCGTGGATACCCATCATGACTAA
- a CDS encoding TolC family protein codes for MNKYAGLCVVFFPLLLAGCTAGPEQPPITTLPVKLDGQSANFPDKWWALYQDADLNHAVEQALTNNRDLRMAAANLQAAKAVVDETDAARLPTTSLNTQAGYGSTANDQLEAALNQSDHIRTGSRYGIGIDVQWEIDVFGRLRSLSHAANADALAVMAEEEGTRVLVAAETTRAWLSACSYAQQIGIAQRSLQLATQGQQLASQLYQSGAGVELDVIRAQSQVDLAATQLPPLQAARRNALAELAVLMGQLPDNPPQAAMRCQSPPALASIAIPHSEGMTLLSRRPDVLQTQQALIAATARIGVATAELYPQISIGGSVFSSAHQPAGWDKSGATVWSLGPLISWSFPNMSEQRARLAQANAHELAALAHFDATILGALKDVQQGMTNYHAALQQHAALQRAAADSQQALKLASIARKEGAATALELLDAQRTDIAIQHQLASTDTQLINTQIALFKSLGGGWQQAPSVPLPAPQRSPVLSHLSLVDNREIKQ; via the coding sequence ATGAACAAGTACGCTGGATTGTGTGTTGTCTTTTTCCCCCTGTTATTAGCAGGATGCACCGCAGGGCCAGAACAGCCCCCCATCACTACCTTACCCGTGAAACTCGACGGGCAGAGCGCAAACTTCCCTGATAAGTGGTGGGCGCTCTATCAAGATGCAGATCTGAATCACGCGGTTGAACAGGCGCTGACGAATAATCGCGATCTGCGCATGGCTGCTGCAAATCTCCAGGCGGCAAAAGCGGTGGTGGATGAAACGGATGCGGCGCGTCTACCCACGACCTCCCTGAATACGCAGGCCGGATACGGCAGTACGGCCAATGACCAGTTAGAAGCCGCCCTGAATCAATCCGACCATATCCGCACCGGTTCACGTTATGGCATCGGCATCGATGTGCAATGGGAAATTGATGTCTTTGGCCGTCTCCGATCCCTGAGCCATGCAGCCAACGCCGATGCGCTGGCGGTGATGGCTGAGGAGGAGGGCACGCGCGTGCTGGTAGCTGCCGAAACCACGCGCGCCTGGCTCAGTGCCTGTAGTTACGCCCAACAAATCGGCATCGCACAGCGCTCTTTGCAGCTGGCAACGCAGGGGCAGCAACTCGCCAGCCAGTTATATCAGTCCGGCGCGGGTGTTGAACTGGATGTGATTCGTGCGCAGAGCCAGGTTGATCTGGCGGCAACTCAGCTTCCCCCCTTACAGGCTGCGCGCCGCAATGCTCTTGCCGAGCTGGCCGTACTCATGGGACAGCTGCCTGACAACCCACCCCAGGCGGCAATGCGATGTCAGTCACCGCCTGCGCTGGCAAGCATTGCGATTCCCCATAGTGAGGGAATGACATTATTAAGCCGCCGTCCTGATGTGCTGCAAACACAGCAAGCGCTGATTGCAGCCACGGCCCGCATCGGCGTCGCGACTGCCGAACTCTACCCGCAAATATCGATTGGCGGCAGCGTATTCAGCTCTGCTCATCAGCCTGCTGGGTGGGATAAAAGCGGAGCGACCGTATGGAGTCTCGGCCCGCTTATCTCGTGGTCATTCCCGAATATGAGTGAGCAACGTGCACGTCTTGCCCAGGCAAATGCCCATGAGCTGGCAGCTCTGGCGCATTTCGATGCCACAATTCTTGGTGCGCTGAAAGACGTGCAGCAAGGTATGACGAATTATCACGCGGCATTGCAGCAGCATGCCGCGTTACAACGGGCGGCGGCGGACAGCCAACAGGCATTAAAACTCGCATCCATTGCCAGGAAAGAGGGGGCGGCAACCGCCCTGGAACTTCTGGATGCCCAACGCACTGACATCGCTATTCAACATCAGTTAGCCAGCACCGACACGCAACTGATCAATACACAGATCGCGCTGTTCAAATCCCTTGGCGGCGGCTGGCAGCAGGCGCCATCCGTCCCCTTACCCGCGCCTCAGCGTAGCCCTGTTCTGTCCCATCTCTCCCTTGTCGATAACCGAGAAATAAAACAATGA
- a CDS encoding helix-turn-helix domain-containing protein yields the protein MSNGNKFREYRLARAWSQEQLAEMAGLSTRTVQRIENGDRPGLETLSALASVFGVSVSELTGSDKNIDEALDRRITDAHNKVASEGRFYRSVITAVVVCLLLFIFNLLKSPDYLWSVWVAVIWGALLIVRGMRTFVLHKLTSRWQRKRLQKLLRRQE from the coding sequence ATGAGCAACGGCAATAAATTCAGGGAATATCGTCTGGCACGGGCATGGTCACAAGAGCAGTTGGCCGAAATGGCGGGACTCAGCACCCGTACCGTTCAGAGAATTGAAAATGGTGATCGCCCGGGCCTGGAAACACTGAGTGCGCTGGCCTCGGTATTTGGCGTTAGTGTTTCCGAACTGACCGGCTCAGATAAAAATATTGATGAGGCGCTTGATCGCCGCATTACTGATGCTCATAACAAAGTGGCCAGTGAGGGACGGTTTTACCGTTCAGTTATCACAGCGGTCGTCGTCTGCCTGCTGTTGTTTATATTCAACCTGCTGAAGTCCCCTGATTATCTGTGGTCTGTTTGGGTAGCTGTAATTTGGGGAGCACTGCTTATTGTCCGTGGCATGCGCACGTTTGTGCTACATAAATTGACCAGTAGATGGCAACGGAAGCGTTTGCAGAAATTGCTGCGGCGTCAAGAATAA
- a CDS encoding membrane protein has protein sequence MALYNISNKILTPLQRTTFSNEGLQERYDIQEAIKNNIDILAPDCLVIAEEFSDWEDSRRRIDILAIDKQANLVVIELKRDEIGAHMELQALRYAAMISTMSFSKACEYYQAYISRNNLDLDAKEKILDFVELQDTDLVNFGKDVRIILASAGFSKELTTTAIWLRDKGVDISCVKITPYSFKGETLINAEQIIPVPELNEYQVKFREKRTEQIASAKRSEKDYSNYQYKGLILNKRNLALEIFTDWIENNKPANFDELKKQLNGVIKNRTIALAELINEERRNRYHMNDDDLIELESGEVIAISNQWGIGNIERVLGFFRQEGFVVEKVEID, from the coding sequence ATGGCCTTATATAACATTTCAAATAAAATCTTAACACCTCTGCAGAGAACAACATTTTCTAATGAAGGACTACAAGAGCGTTATGATATACAAGAGGCGATTAAAAACAACATAGACATATTGGCACCTGATTGTCTGGTGATCGCCGAAGAGTTTTCTGATTGGGAAGATAGTCGGCGCAGAATTGATATTTTAGCCATTGATAAACAAGCAAATCTTGTCGTAATTGAGTTGAAACGTGACGAAATTGGCGCTCATATGGAACTCCAGGCCTTAAGGTACGCCGCGATGATCTCTACGATGAGTTTTTCAAAGGCCTGTGAATATTATCAGGCTTATATTTCAAGAAATAATCTTGATCTTGATGCCAAAGAAAAAATATTGGATTTTGTTGAGCTTCAGGATACTGACTTAGTTAATTTTGGGAAAGATGTCAGAATCATTTTAGCATCAGCTGGATTTAGTAAGGAACTGACAACCACGGCGATTTGGTTAAGAGATAAAGGTGTTGATATTAGCTGTGTAAAAATAACGCCCTATAGTTTCAAAGGTGAAACGTTAATCAATGCAGAGCAAATCATTCCAGTTCCTGAGCTAAACGAGTATCAAGTTAAATTCAGAGAAAAGCGCACGGAACAGATTGCCAGTGCGAAAAGGTCAGAAAAGGACTACTCAAACTATCAATACAAAGGTCTTATCTTAAATAAGAGAAACCTTGCTTTAGAGATTTTCACTGACTGGATAGAAAACAATAAACCAGCCAACTTTGACGAGCTAAAAAAACAATTAAATGGCGTCATAAAAAACCGTACTATTGCCTTAGCTGAACTCATCAATGAAGAGAGAAGAAATCGATACCATATGAATGACGACGATCTGATTGAGCTGGAATCAGGTGAAGTTATAGCAATATCTAATCAATGGGGCATAGGTAACATTGAGCGAGTGCTAGGCTTTTTTCGTCAGGAGGGGTTTGTTGTAGAAAAAGTTGAGATCGATTAG
- a CDS encoding tyrosine-type recombinase/integrase, translating to MTEMIVANPLLAQFSASDDISAKLASFVRDREAFSSNTWRQLLSVMRICWRWSEENHRSFLPMAPEDLRDYLLHLQCIGRASSTISTHAALISMLHRNAGLVPPNVSPDVFRVVKKINRAAVIAGERTGQAVPFCRQDLKKLDTAWQGSPRLQQLRDLAFMHVAYSTLLRLSELSRLRVRDISRAADGRMILDVAWTKTIVQSGGIVKALSTQSSQRLTDWIVAAGLTGEPDAMIFCPVHRSNRMTKKIFSPMSTPCLEDIFLRAREAAGVAALSRTNKGRYAGWSGHSARVGAAQDMARKGFSVAQIMQEGTWTRTETVMRYIRMVEAHKGAMIGLMEEDE from the coding sequence ATGACCGAAATGATCGTGGCCAATCCGCTGCTCGCGCAATTCAGCGCCTCCGACGATATTTCCGCGAAGCTGGCTTCTTTCGTCCGCGATCGTGAGGCTTTCTCTTCCAACACCTGGCGGCAGTTACTCAGCGTTATGCGGATCTGCTGGAGATGGTCTGAAGAAAACCATCGCTCTTTTCTGCCCATGGCTCCTGAAGACCTCAGGGATTATCTGCTGCATTTACAGTGTATCGGACGGGCCTCTTCCACCATTTCAACGCATGCCGCACTCATCTCGATGTTACACCGTAACGCCGGGTTGGTGCCGCCGAACGTCTCTCCCGACGTTTTCCGCGTGGTGAAGAAAATAAATCGTGCTGCGGTGATCGCGGGTGAGCGTACCGGGCAGGCCGTTCCCTTCTGCCGACAGGATCTGAAAAAACTCGATACGGCCTGGCAAGGTTCACCTCGGTTACAGCAACTGCGCGATCTTGCCTTTATGCACGTGGCTTACAGTACGCTGCTTCGTCTCAGTGAATTATCACGCTTGCGAGTACGCGATATTTCCCGCGCTGCGGACGGGCGCATGATTCTGGATGTGGCCTGGACAAAAACCATTGTGCAGTCGGGGGGGATTGTGAAGGCGTTGAGTACCCAGTCCAGCCAGCGCCTGACCGATTGGATAGTCGCAGCCGGACTGACGGGTGAACCGGATGCCATGATTTTTTGCCCTGTCCACCGTTCTAACCGTATGACAAAAAAGATTTTTTCACCGATGAGTACGCCCTGCCTTGAGGACATATTTCTCCGCGCCCGGGAAGCTGCGGGTGTGGCGGCTCTTAGCAGAACCAACAAGGGACGGTATGCCGGATGGAGTGGTCACAGTGCCCGCGTTGGGGCAGCCCAGGACATGGCAAGAAAGGGATTTTCGGTGGCGCAGATTATGCAGGAAGGCACCTGGACCCGGACGGAAACAGTGATGCGCTATATACGCATGGTTGAAGCACATAAAGGGGCGATGATCGGGTTGATGGAGGAAGACGAATGA
- the fic gene encoding protein adenylyltransferase Fic: protein MRWNPATPYNNLPVLPPDLENIETRRVLKACINARAAIAELKTAGELIPDQGLLINILPMMEAKDSSRIENIVTTSDQLFQYADRAENADPATKEALRYRTALYDGFLQLETHPLCTNTAIAICTKLRSVQTDIRKTPGTVLRDQNNDVVYTPPVGETQIRDLLANWERFIHAEDDIDPLVKMAISHYQFECIHPFPDGNGRTGRIVNILYLIQTELLSLPILYLSRFILERRDDYYTLLRGVTADGDWESWILFMLEAVEKTARWTTKKIAIVRELMAEVTEYVREKLPKIYTHELIQVLFAQPYCRIENLVEHGIAKRQTASTYLKHLVEIGVLEEISLGREKLYLNTRLLTELNQ, encoded by the coding sequence ATGCGCTGGAATCCCGCAACGCCCTACAACAACCTTCCGGTCCTGCCACCAGACCTCGAAAACATTGAGACACGTCGTGTTCTTAAGGCATGCATCAATGCACGTGCAGCGATCGCCGAGCTGAAAACTGCAGGAGAGCTGATCCCCGATCAGGGACTACTGATCAATATCCTTCCGATGATGGAAGCAAAGGATTCTTCCCGCATTGAAAACATCGTGACAACAAGCGATCAGCTTTTTCAGTATGCGGATCGTGCAGAGAACGCTGATCCGGCGACAAAAGAAGCATTACGTTATCGCACGGCTTTGTACGATGGCTTCCTCCAGCTGGAAACGCACCCACTTTGTACGAACACAGCAATAGCCATTTGCACCAAACTGCGGTCAGTCCAGACGGATATCCGTAAAACCCCCGGCACTGTATTGCGGGACCAAAACAATGATGTGGTGTATACGCCTCCGGTAGGTGAAACGCAAATTCGTGATTTACTGGCGAACTGGGAACGTTTCATACATGCTGAAGATGACATTGACCCGTTAGTAAAAATGGCCATCTCACACTATCAATTCGAATGTATTCATCCATTCCCAGACGGAAATGGGCGCACTGGCCGTATAGTGAATATTCTGTATCTGATTCAGACAGAATTGCTGTCATTACCCATTCTCTATCTTTCTCGATTTATTCTGGAAAGACGTGACGATTACTACACCCTATTACGTGGAGTGACCGCCGATGGCGACTGGGAATCGTGGATTCTCTTCATGCTGGAAGCAGTTGAGAAAACAGCCCGCTGGACAACGAAAAAAATAGCGATTGTGCGTGAGCTTATGGCTGAAGTGACTGAATATGTACGCGAGAAATTACCTAAAATATATACCCACGAACTCATTCAGGTACTCTTTGCCCAGCCATATTGCCGCATTGAAAATTTGGTTGAACACGGCATAGCAAAACGTCAAACCGCCTCAACTTACCTGAAGCATCTGGTTGAAATAGGCGTGCTGGAGGAGATAAGTTTGGGGCGAGAAAAGTTATATCTTAATACCCGGTTATTGACCGAGTTAAACCAGTAA
- a CDS encoding multidrug effflux MFS transporter, which produces MLNLQARTQSTTVNKSGLTFVLILSALMAVTSLSTDIYLPAMPLMTKDLQGDAELTITGFLIGFSIAQLIWGPISDRYGRRVPLFIGMFLFVIGSVGCALSTDIVQIVFWRIFQALGACTGPMLARAMIRDLFSRTRAAQMLSTLMIIMAIAPIAGPLLGGQMIKVTSWHAIFWLLALIGALMLFSLFWLPETLAEDKRSAASVSSAFGNYYALLTNGRYMRFTLCLTFYYIAAYAFITGSPFVYITWFGVDPQHYGWLFAVNIVGLMVVSMVNRRLVHRFPLETLLKVAVSVASLAALTLAVATGLGVGGMGIIVATVFVFFSMNGIIAATSTACALDAVPNVAGSASALMGSLQYGSGIISSLLLALFSDGTPWTMGWIIAVFTLGSALIVLTVQVKK; this is translated from the coding sequence ATGCTTAATTTACAGGCACGAACGCAGTCGACGACGGTCAATAAAAGCGGCCTGACATTTGTTCTGATTCTCAGCGCATTAATGGCTGTCACTTCCCTGTCAACCGACATCTATCTTCCTGCCATGCCTTTAATGACAAAGGATTTGCAGGGGGATGCGGAACTCACCATCACCGGATTTTTGATCGGTTTTAGCATTGCCCAGTTGATTTGGGGACCGATTAGCGATCGCTACGGACGACGTGTGCCGCTATTCATCGGGATGTTTCTTTTCGTGATAGGTTCAGTGGGCTGTGCGTTATCAACCGATATCGTACAAATCGTCTTCTGGCGAATCTTTCAGGCGTTAGGTGCCTGCACCGGTCCGATGCTGGCACGTGCGATGATCCGCGATCTGTTTAGCCGCACGCGCGCCGCGCAAATGCTTTCGACGCTGATGATCATCATGGCGATAGCGCCGATTGCCGGGCCGCTACTTGGCGGGCAGATGATTAAGGTCACGTCGTGGCATGCCATTTTCTGGCTGCTCGCACTTATCGGCGCATTGATGTTGTTTTCGTTATTCTGGCTACCCGAAACCTTGGCAGAAGACAAACGTTCCGCGGCATCCGTATCCAGTGCCTTTGGTAACTACTACGCCCTGCTGACGAACGGCCGCTACATGCGTTTTACGCTCTGTCTGACGTTCTACTACATTGCCGCTTATGCCTTTATCACCGGCTCCCCGTTTGTTTACATCACCTGGTTTGGGGTTGATCCGCAGCATTACGGTTGGTTGTTTGCCGTCAATATCGTTGGCTTAATGGTGGTGAGCATGGTGAACCGACGCCTGGTCCACCGCTTCCCATTGGAAACGTTACTTAAGGTTGCCGTATCCGTGGCGAGCCTGGCCGCCCTGACGCTGGCTGTCGCGACCGGGTTGGGAGTGGGTGGGATGGGCATCATTGTGGCAACCGTGTTTGTCTTCTTTTCCATGAACGGCATCATCGCCGCAACCTCTACCGCCTGCGCGCTGGATGCCGTACCTAATGTTGCGGGTTCTGCCTCGGCGCTGATGGGGTCGCTTCAGTACGGCAGTGGCATCATCTCATCCCTGTTGCTGGCGCTGTTTAGCGATGGCACGCCCTGGACCATGGGCTGGATAATTGCCGTATTTACGCTGGGCAGCGCCTTAATCGTGCTGACGGTTCAGGTGAAGAAATAG
- a CDS encoding alpha/beta hydrolase: MKFTLLNAMLLTAMAGVASVHAADYKKNPFTLVYDGAITENVQGQVNIHPVKYDLHGIQIAANVYTPANYDPAKKYPAIVVAHPNGGVKEQVAGLYAQRLAEHGYITITADAAYQGASGGMPRSVDKPANRIEDIHGMADYISQYPGVDTARIGLLGICGGGGYSLKAAQTDKRFKALATLSMFDSGRVRRNGYQESQIATIQARLQQASEARAKEAATGEVSYSGDANLTDEQIAKLPFDLYRQGYEYYWKTHAHPNSTFRYTTSSLLDLMSFDAQSNMDLINQPLLMMAGTKADSRYMTESAFKMATGTQNKELFLIDGATHIETYWVPRYVNQAMSKLDIFFDKNI; this comes from the coding sequence ATGAAATTCACGCTGTTAAATGCAATGTTGCTTACCGCTATGGCTGGCGTCGCCTCCGTGCATGCCGCTGATTACAAAAAGAATCCGTTCACCCTCGTTTATGATGGAGCCATCACCGAGAATGTTCAGGGGCAGGTCAATATCCATCCGGTCAAATACGATCTGCATGGCATCCAAATTGCGGCGAATGTTTACACCCCAGCCAATTACGATCCGGCGAAAAAGTATCCGGCAATTGTCGTAGCTCACCCGAATGGTGGCGTAAAAGAGCAGGTTGCCGGGTTGTATGCACAACGCCTGGCTGAGCACGGATACATCACCATCACTGCCGATGCGGCCTATCAGGGTGCCAGCGGTGGTATGCCACGTAGTGTTGATAAACCGGCTAACCGCATTGAAGATATTCACGGCATGGCTGACTACATCAGCCAGTACCCTGGCGTTGATACCGCCCGCATTGGTTTGCTGGGCATTTGTGGTGGCGGTGGTTATTCATTAAAAGCCGCTCAGACTGATAAACGCTTTAAAGCGCTGGCAACGCTGAGCATGTTTGACTCTGGCCGTGTGCGCCGCAACGGCTATCAGGAATCACAAATTGCGACTATCCAGGCGCGTCTGCAACAAGCCAGCGAAGCGCGTGCAAAAGAAGCGGCAACCGGGGAAGTCAGTTATTCCGGCGATGCCAACCTGACCGATGAACAGATCGCGAAACTGCCGTTTGATCTCTACCGCCAGGGTTACGAGTACTACTGGAAAACCCATGCTCATCCCAACTCTACGTTCCGCTATACCACCAGCAGCCTGCTCGATTTGATGAGTTTTGATGCGCAAAGCAATATGGATCTCATCAATCAGCCGCTGTTAATGATGGCCGGGACAAAAGCAGACTCGCGATATATGACCGAAAGTGCCTTCAAAATGGCCACCGGTACGCAGAATAAAGAGTTATTCCTGATTGATGGCGCAACCCATATCGAAACGTACTGGGTGCCGCGCTACGTTAACCAGGCGATGAGCAAGTTAGATATCTTCTTCGATAAGAATATTTAA
- a CDS encoding heavy metal response regulator transcription factor — protein sequence MRLLLVEDEEKTSTYLRRALGESGFTVDVSANGAEGLHFALEFDYDAIILDVMLPGMDGYRVLEGVRSSKQTPVLMLSARGSVDERVKGLRLGADDYLPKPFSLIELVARIQALVRRRSADGTDITQLQIHDLQVDLLSRRVFRLGTRLDLTAKEFALLSLLARHQGEILSKMMIAEQVWDMNFDSDANVVEVAIKRLRAKVDTPFAVRLLHTVRGMGYVLEVRPGDQHV from the coding sequence ATGCGCCTGTTGTTAGTCGAGGATGAAGAAAAAACCTCAACCTATCTTCGTCGTGCTTTGGGCGAGTCCGGGTTCACGGTGGACGTTTCAGCGAATGGCGCTGAGGGGCTGCATTTCGCACTGGAGTTCGACTACGACGCGATCATCCTTGATGTGATGCTGCCCGGAATGGATGGCTATCGGGTACTGGAAGGGGTGCGATCCAGCAAGCAGACACCGGTGTTGATGTTATCTGCTCGCGGATCGGTGGATGAACGCGTCAAAGGACTGCGGCTGGGTGCAGATGATTATCTCCCTAAACCGTTCTCGCTTATTGAGTTGGTCGCGCGCATTCAGGCGCTGGTTCGTCGCCGTTCTGCGGATGGCACGGATATCACGCAACTGCAAATTCACGATTTACAGGTAGATCTGCTGTCCAGACGGGTATTCCGTTTGGGAACCCGACTGGACCTCACCGCGAAAGAGTTTGCCTTGCTGAGCCTGCTGGCGCGCCATCAGGGCGAAATTTTGTCGAAGATGATGATCGCGGAACAGGTATGGGATATGAATTTTGACAGCGACGCCAACGTGGTTGAGGTCGCGATTAAACGTTTACGTGCCAAAGTCGATACGCCATTTGCCGTCAGGCTACTGCATACCGTGCGGGGTATGGGATATGTGCTTGAAGTCAGGCCCGGAGATCAGCATGTTTAA
- a CDS encoding heavy metal sensor histidine kinase: MFKRSISVHLALMFALTALLIVSAIGILLRSSLHDSLQKQMHNELSFRQSLMSPWISARTSADDWSTLANKFTVLTNSEGERVRYWIVSADPRFSVGGAPPVGVQWSSLQEGFNKMPGAAEGVCSLFLLVKTIPANGARPALRYIVAIDSTPYMGTLDAFTRTLLIIAVAGVLIVALLGYGVSKIGLRPVGALGKQAQLLAPGDHSQRLDTTALPGELQQLAASFNGVLMRQEIAWRQLESFNADVAHELRTPLTNLIGQTQLGLSRRRSHEELEELLGSNLEELERMTSIVNDMLFLSHAHAGEHAAQLTQVSLREETLKTAEYVEPSFAEKQLSLAVEGNVLVEIDRRLFHRSLANLLENSARYAPANSQVTVRLSTMNNQACVAVSNPGDPIAPEQLHRLFERFYRADSSRTRSDTHHGLGLSIVRAVAIMHRGEVFAHSEGGMNTFGLTFAMQTDTARNAIPFTIPPTDKIVREASV, from the coding sequence ATGTTTAAGCGATCCATCTCGGTACATTTGGCACTGATGTTTGCGTTAACGGCCTTGTTAATTGTCTCGGCGATCGGCATCCTGCTGCGCAGCTCGTTACATGACTCGCTGCAAAAACAGATGCACAACGAGCTGTCATTTCGGCAATCATTAATGAGCCCGTGGATCTCCGCACGCACCTCAGCAGATGACTGGTCTACGCTGGCGAATAAATTCACCGTGTTAACCAACTCTGAGGGGGAGCGCGTCCGCTACTGGATAGTCAGTGCCGACCCGCGCTTTAGTGTCGGCGGTGCGCCACCCGTGGGTGTTCAATGGTCCTCTTTGCAGGAAGGTTTTAACAAAATGCCCGGCGCAGCAGAAGGTGTGTGTTCACTCTTCCTGTTGGTCAAAACCATCCCTGCTAATGGCGCGCGACCGGCGTTGCGCTATATCGTCGCCATCGACTCGACACCGTATATGGGTACCCTGGATGCCTTCACCCGCACGCTGCTGATTATTGCCGTGGCAGGCGTGTTAATCGTCGCATTATTAGGCTATGGCGTCTCAAAAATTGGTCTGCGTCCGGTGGGCGCACTGGGCAAACAGGCACAACTGCTCGCACCGGGCGATCATAGTCAACGACTGGATACCACTGCCTTACCCGGAGAATTACAGCAGTTGGCAGCATCATTTAACGGTGTCCTGATGCGGCAGGAGATTGCCTGGCGACAGCTCGAAAGTTTTAACGCCGATGTGGCGCATGAACTCCGCACACCGCTTACTAACCTGATTGGTCAAACGCAATTAGGGCTATCACGTCGCCGTTCCCATGAAGAACTGGAAGAGTTACTGGGTTCAAACCTGGAAGAACTTGAGCGTATGACGTCCATCGTCAATGACATGCTGTTTCTGTCCCATGCTCATGCAGGTGAACATGCCGCTCAGCTGACTCAGGTCTCCCTGCGTGAAGAGACGCTGAAAACAGCCGAATATGTCGAACCTTCATTCGCGGAAAAACAACTTTCTCTGGCGGTAGAAGGGAATGTTCTGGTCGAGATTGATCGGCGTTTATTTCACCGCTCGTTGGCTAATCTCCTCGAAAATAGTGCAAGATACGCGCCAGCCAACAGTCAGGTGACCGTTCGCTTAAGCACGATGAATAACCAGGCCTGCGTTGCAGTTTCCAATCCAGGCGATCCCATTGCGCCGGAACAGTTGCATCGGCTGTTTGAACGCTTTTACCGGGCTGACTCCTCGCGCACCCGCAGCGATACCCATCATGGCTTGGGGCTGTCGATCGTCCGTGCCGTGGCAATTATGCATCGGGGAGAAGTCTTTGCACACAGTGAGGGCGGTATGAACACCTTTGGACTGACCTTTGCCATGCAGACGGATACGGCGCGAAACGCAATTCCCTTCACCATTCCTCCAACTGACAAAATTGTCAGGGAAGCGTCAGTCTGA